GTTTTGCGGCTTATATCCGACGAACGCCCGGTATCCCAGCTCTACCGCTTGACCAACCTAGCCGATGAATTATGCCGGGCTTTTTTGGAAGAGCTTGGGGGAGAACATGAGGTGATCTGTTTTCCCGATGCGGATGACGACATCGTCGTTTTGTCTGTCGCGATGAATGAACTGAGAGATGCCGCGCGGGAGGGTATGAGAAGTTCCATGGCCAAGCTGCGGCAGTTGACCGGCTTGCGGATGTGGTGCTCCGAAGGAAATGCGGGAGTCAATGATTTTAAAGATATTCAGGAGAGCTACAGGCAAGGGAAAGGCCATTTCAACGCCTGCCTGATTGCAGGAGATGAAAAGACCCTTTACAATCCGCCTGCGGAACTGGAATCCGTTCAGGCTTCTTCGCCGTCCGTCCGCCCCGATACCTATGCGAAGCTGCTGATCGAAGGAGACGTTTCATCTTTGCAGGCCTATATAGAATCCGTTCTTGGCGGTGGCAGCGGGGTGCAGACGGTACCGAGGGGAGCCTGCTTGAATGCGGCTGTCCAACTGATGATTGCGGCGAAGGATATGGAGAAAAACCCCGATTACAGCGAGGTATTTACGCCAATGCACCGGATCAATACGCTCCAGGGGCTCCGAAATCATGTATGGCGTATCGTCGAACGCAGCCTCGAGCGCCTGCAAGAAGCGGATCAGGGATATAGCCTGCATGTTTCGTTCCTTGTGGAGCAGGTGCAGCACAATTATCCGGAAGAGCTTTCCCTGAAGACGCTGAGCCAGCGGCTGCAGATGCATCCGAATTATTTGGGGCAGCTCTTTCAGCAGGAGGTTGGCGCAAGCTTCTCGGATTATTTGAACCAGTACCGCATCGAGAAAGCGACGCAGCTCCTTTTACATACGGATCAGAAGACGGCGGATATTGCTTTCAGCGTAGGTTATACAGACAGCTCGTACTTTTACAGGCAGTTCAAAAAATATACGGGCGTGTCTCCAACCGAGATGAGGTCCATGTATCGGATCTAATAAACAGTGAACCCTTTGTGACAGGCTCAAGGCTAATTAGCTTTGGCCTGTTCTTTTGTTGTTTGTTTTTGGAGGATTCTTTAATTTATCCATCCCGTTCTAGTATTTTTCAACTTGAGCGCGATAGCGCTTTCTTGGCACAATTATATTAGTTAGGGCGAGTGATAAGAAAATTCGCGATGACAAAGGCCATGGGGATCTTCAATAACAGTCGCATCACTTGTATTTAACGGGGAAGAGGAGGAGTGCTCATGTCGGGGTTCATCAAAAAGGTTATACGCAACCGGTTTATGCTGCTGATGATACTGCCCGGAACCATTTGGTTTCTTGTCTTTGCTTACTTGCCCATGTTCGGCACCGTTCTCGCTTTTAAGGATTTCCGTATAAGCCCGGACGGATTTTTCGCCAGCGTGTTCAACAGCGAATGGGTAGGATTCAAAAACTTTGAATATCTGTTTACGACCAATGATGCCTATATCATTACGAGGAATACGATCCTGTACAACCTGGCCTTTATCATCCTGGGCCTGATCATTGCGGTCGGCTTTGCTATCATGCTGAGCGAGCTTGTCAACAAGCGGACGGCCAAGGTATATCAGACCGGCATGTTTCTGCCGCATTTTTTGTCGTGGGTCATCATCAGTTATTTTGCGTTCACCTTTCTGAGCGTGGACAAAGGGACGCTGAATCAAATCATTACCTATTTCGGAGGAGAGCCGATCAGTTGGTATTCGGAATCAAAGTATTGGCCCTTCAT
Above is a window of Paenibacillus uliginis N3/975 DNA encoding:
- a CDS encoding response regulator transcription factor, with translation MRRVFFVDDEPLIAQGLATIVDWQKYDLHVSGSANDGIQALEKLREEPVDLLITDIMMPRMNGLELIKKVKEMHPRTKFIVLSGYEEFEYVKVGITLGIQNYILKPINIEELEATIKHIRGDWEREELKRFRSEEDWKILRSNILQRWVNGEIKSSELKQRAELLGIPLNYVSYQVYVLRLISDERPVSQLYRLTNLADELCRAFLEELGGEHEVICFPDADDDIVVLSVAMNELRDAAREGMRSSMAKLRQLTGLRMWCSEGNAGVNDFKDIQESYRQGKGHFNACLIAGDEKTLYNPPAELESVQASSPSVRPDTYAKLLIEGDVSSLQAYIESVLGGGSGVQTVPRGACLNAAVQLMIAAKDMEKNPDYSEVFTPMHRINTLQGLRNHVWRIVERSLERLQEADQGYSLHVSFLVEQVQHNYPEELSLKTLSQRLQMHPNYLGQLFQQEVGASFSDYLNQYRIEKATQLLLHTDQKTADIAFSVGYTDSSYFYRQFKKYTGVSPTEMRSMYRI
- a CDS encoding ABC transporter permease — encoded protein: MSGFIKKVIRNRFMLLMILPGTIWFLVFAYLPMFGTVLAFKDFRISPDGFFASVFNSEWVGFKNFEYLFTTNDAYIITRNTILYNLAFIILGLIIAVGFAIMLSELVNKRTAKVYQTGMFLPHFLSWVIISYFAFTFLSVDKGTLNQIITYFGGEPISWYSESKYWPFIIIFVGIWKGVGYNSVIYLAAITGIDKSYYEAAVIDGASKWKQVRYITIPLLKPLMIILTILAIGGIFRSDFGLFYQLPKDSGALYPVTNVIDTFVYRGLINMGDIGMSTAAGLYQSFVGLILILIANYIVRKIEKDHAIF